The sequence below is a genomic window from Dromaius novaehollandiae isolate bDroNov1 chromosome 7, bDroNov1.hap1, whole genome shotgun sequence.
tagtcagtaCTTCAGTAAAACTTTGCACCTGAGGATCTCACAGAAATATATCAGTAATATTATGCTCAATGCCCTCTGCTAAGAAATGAATGCAAGGAAAACAGTTCTTGAAGATTTCAATCATTGTTTGTCTTCATCTGAGTATTACTTGAAATATAGGCAGCCTAAAATACTCTACAAGCTTTGTACTATTAATTGACAGCTAAAAAGTGATAGGTATGTGAAATTTAgtcaatgtatttattttatgacCAAGAACTCAAAAGAATTACAGGTtattatttgcagtgcagtaaaACATTTCCCCTTtgacagttctgtttcttttcctccccagAAAGCAGCTGTGCAGCATGGAATTCGAAGATTTTGAGAATTACTCTTATATCTACGACCTGTCTGAGGAAGACGAATCACCCCAGTCCTCCCTCAGCATAGCCCATAtgatttccctttccttttacaGTGTGGCATTTCTGCTGGGAGTGCCAGGTAATGCCATTGTCATCTGGTTTATGGGCTTTAAATGGGATAAATCTGTCTCTACACTCTGGTTCCTCAATCTGGCCATTGCAGATTTTATCTTTGTTCTCTTCTTGCCCCTTTATATTACATATGTGGCAATGGGCTTCCACTGGCCTTTTGGGAAGTGGCTCTGCAAAATGAACTCATTCATTGCACTACTTAATATGTTTGCCAGTGTTTTCTTCCTGACATTCATCAGCCTTGACCGCTACATCCGCCTAGTCCACCCAGTCTTTTCCTACAAGTATCGGACTGTAAGGAACACCCTCATTCTTAGTGGGATCATTTGGATCTCAGCTGCAATTATCGGTGGCCCTGCCTTATACTTCAGAGACACAACTACAGTTCTCAACAACATCACCCTTTGCTACAACAACTTCCATGTACATGACAGAGAACTCATTCTGCTGAGACACCACATTCTCATCTGGGTGAGACTTGCATTTGGTTATCTCTTTCCACTAGTGACCATGGTCATTTGCTACTCATTGCTCATTGTCAAGGTGAAGAGGAGAACTGTACTGACTTCCAGCAGGCTTTTCTGGACCATCATTGCTGTAGTtgtagctttttttgtttgctggaCACCGTATCACATATTCAGCATTGTGGAGCTGTCTGCTCACCATGATGAAAACTTGCATGGCTTATTGCAGGATGGCATTCCCCTCTCCACTGGCCTTGCTTTCATCAACAGTTGCCTTAATCCAATCCTCTACGTTCTGATTAGCAAGAAGTTCCAGGCCCAGGTCAAGACAACTGTCTCTGAAGTGCTGAAATTGGCACTGTGGGAAGTGAGCCGCTCGGGGACTGTCAGTGAGCAGCTGTGGAGCTCAGACAACACCCATGCGCCTGCACATTATTGCGAAACTGCTCAGTGACCTCTCTTGTCACCATCCCCCTCCAAAATAACTGGCAGGAGATTTGGAGATGTTCTTGTCTTCACATCTGCCATCAGATGTGCATCTTTGCATATACAGTTTTATGTAAACAGCTGGCTGAATTGCACGTGCTGCTTTCCTTGGAAGGTTTTTACAGGACACATCAGTTGGGTGTGGTGTGGTTGCAAAGAGCCTGAACTGAAAGCTGTCAACATAAGTGGAACTGCTCTAATTGAGTTTTTGAACAGGAATGTGAATATTTCTGTTATtaatcctgttttttctgttgcagttCCATACCTTGTtgatataaaaaaaaacccccacctaaTAATAACATTTCTCCTTACCATCACTGACAGTGCTCCAGACTTGGGCATCCTCATCCCCTCCTGGCCATATATCAGTGCATTATGACAGCCCTGAGTGTCTAGCACTGCTTAAAGAAGGAATCTCCTGGTTACATCCCAGCTAAGCAAAGCTGTTAGTGGCTCTCCTTTCCAGTCAGAGAAGGATCCCCATATAGGGAACACTGAGTTGTTGCCTTCTCTTGTCAAAAAAGAATGACACAGGAATAAATTCTGATTTCACTCATTGCTCTTTGCCTTACACTCAAATAGGTAAGACAGGAGTCACTGCTTGCTGGTCACTTACCCCCTTATTCTTGTGTTCTTATTACTAGTTGGGTGTACAATACTGAGGAGATTTCAAATAAGTGTTTGGCTCACTGGAAATGTGAGCAGAATTAGTAGAAATGTTTCTTTGGGAAGCTGAGATTAAAGGCCCcttgccacacacacacactttctctaGGCTTCAGGTTTAAAGAGGTTTATGACAATCAGTTGCCCTTTATTGCTCTCATGAAAAAAGGTTAAGAAGtaatttaacattttgtttgccTTAATGCAAACCTTCTAAAAATGGATACAGTGAATTCAGCAGTTCTGTTATAAGCCTGTAGCCAAATTCAGACTTCTCTGCCAAACTAGAGGCAGGACAATATACCTGGGAAGTAACATCCACTCTAGTAAGAAAGAGGCAACAGTCCTAATGAAGTTATTTCCACTCCAGCTTGTTGCTTGTTGTAGAATCACTATCACTATCTAtcaatgcacatatatatgtgctAAGTAGAGTGGACCAATGTCTGAGGCAAAAACCACTGAATTAAGTTCAGTGTGAGATAAAACTCCATTAAAAGTAGGAGCATACAATTTTGTGTAAATTTGACCAGTGTTTCCTCATTATTGGCCACGGAATGTGGAATAAAACTGCCTTTCAGATGACCTACCTAGTTTCCGTGGCCTGGCAACACATATAAGGCTTTATTTACAATATAAATGTTACTTTTATGTAAATACATTTCatacaaaagcaaatatttatacacacatacaagtGCATCCGTATATTGGTAGTTGTACAAATAGAAACAGTCTGACTGTGGTCTGTAACTATATTTCTTTGGGCTCTGGTTTAAAAGTTGGAGAGTTAAGGCAGGATCAGTGGAATTTCAATGTATTTAACTTTGGGCTGGAAAGTTGGTAGGCAGCACTCTTTCCTTTGAGTCACTCACTGCTTGGTACGTAGTGACTCATGATTGTCTTTTGGCACCACACTACTGAATATGCCTAAAtcaaacattttgcattttttcttcacaTATCCTCTGATATCTTTCTAAGAATGATGTGTTAGTGCTATGCTCCTGACTGTACTCCAAGTGGAGTAATAAAATTTTGTTGTCTCTGAAGAGTGTGTTCATTTGCTTTTGTCAGCAGCAGTACAGGGTGACTGTCTGCATTCTTAGAAAAGCTCCTTTGCAAAGATTTTCAAGATGAAAGAAACTGTCCATTTTTCTACTTCAGGAATTaagatttatttcagttttcaccTTGCATGTCAGCTACATGAGCATGAATATTGATATATAAAGAACTTGATTTTGAAATATATGTATGCTCTGTCCTCTGTAAATTATCAGAAGATATTTCCACAATGCTTTGCTAGGATCAGTACTTCAAAAGCTCTTTTGATAAAAACCAGAGTGCCAGCATCTAACCAACACCTTGAGCTAAAGCCTCTCTAAAATAGATACAAAACAGCTACATAATAGAATTTAGTAAAGCAAGAAGGCCAAAATCAGTCCTGTTCTTTGGAAAGAAATGGATTAACAGCTTTGTGAAGTAACTACTAATTCATTCACACAAAGATCAGCTACAGAATGATCTCTGCATCATTTCTGCAAGAGTAATGGAAGATAACTGAATTGAACAGATAGCATTCTAGGTCTCTGCTTTCAAAGTGCCGAAACAATGCAAACAATTCTCATACGCTGCTTGGACTGAGAAATGGTAATTCAAACcactacaggggaaaaaagccagaggaagggGATTTATCCCATCATGttaaaatacaatgcagaaaTAACTTGAGAATAAGAAGTAGCTTTATGATCAGTCTATCAGCAAATTTGATATTTGTCAGACTTACCAGCAGATTCCAGTTACTTACTCTAACCTTCTTCCCAAAGGGTTTGTACCTCTGAAGCTTGTTACCTAGATTAGTTTGTAGTTGATACTTTTGTTGAAACGTTTTCTTTCTGTAAATTCTAGTAGCTACTGGCTTTAGTGAATGCTAACACCTTGTAAAGCTACGCCACTGTGTTTCCCCAGTATTTCTGTATATCAAATACTTAAGTTCCCATACTTTCTGCTGACTTGCTGTTATGGGATGCATGTGGGATAGAAATTCCTCCTTCACTCCAAGATCCTTATTTTTCACAGGCACGACGACACTGTAACATACCACTGCATCCCCAAATACTACACAAAAACCCTAAGGTATGTATACTTGAGTTGTGTAGAATTGTCTTGTGGCCAAGACACTACCATTAAAATGGGACTTATGGCTCCTCAACACCCCACTGTAGCATCAAGTACACCACAAAATCTCTGTGAGCACCTGGTGTATCTCACGAGTGGTTGTTAACTATTATGAAGTCCAACCAAACTATCCTGAAATTTCCATGCACGTCTGTCTATTCTGCAACTGAGAATGTGCTCTGTATCTTTGTTGTATGTTTCTATGAAGCaagttttctcctttcttcaaGAAAAGGAATACTGAAGAATTTGTACATCCACGCTGAGCATAAACAAAacacataaaaaaataaaatccagttttGGCAGGCCAGGTGCATGGCTCACATAATGCTGTATTTTAGCAAAGTTACAGTCTATAAATCAAACCATTATATTTACTTAGAGCTTTAATTTCACAGTCAAAGAAAGAGGTTAAACGTCTGAATAAGAACTGCTTTGGATGGAATGTCACAAAGGGTGATAGCCAAggataataaaaaatacattttttttgatATAGCATTTGGTCATCTCTTGTTCTTAACAGCAGCATGTGAAAATCACTAAAAGCAAGTTACATGATTAGTAGAAGCAACAGCTATAGAACAGCCAGAGAAAGGAGACTGTGCATTAAGGTAATTGCACACAGGATAAAGCTAGTCTCTTAGTTGTTAAAAGTTTATGGAAGGTAGGGATAGAGCTGGTAATTGTACTTTCAGTTCTTTAATCATGCTTTAAACCTCTGGCAGGcagactttttttcctaaaatgaatTACAAAACAAAGTCTTTACATAATCTGAAACTGGCTGACCTTTAAACGAAGAGAAACAGGACCTGCTGTACCAGATAACCACATGCAGCTGCTCAGCAAAACCAAGAACAAAGAGTTAGCTTCAACTGCAGCTATGCAGCTCCACCACCGAGCACCTCCATGTCACTGACTCACCTGGCACGTTACAGGCTTCTGTTTCAGTCACGGCAATTCTCTGTCTCGGTCTGACAAAGGCCTAGAAACGTGAATTTGTCTGGAAGCTTTACATTGCTCCTATGGATTATTCAACATCAATTTTTGGAAAACAGTTCTTCAGTCTTTAAAAGGTCAAAATCAATCCACTGCCAAGCAAGCAGTTCTTTGTATGAGCTAAACTAGCATAATTATTGTAAATGTCACTATCTTTGCATTTTAATTGAATACTTTCTAGGTTTGTTATTAGACCAGAATATACTTTACCTTCAAATATAAAAGACTATCCATGTGTATTCAGTCTTCCTTTGCTTTAGCATGTAATCACTGCAATTAATTCTCacacaagcacattcagcagtTTGAACAATTAACTACTAAAAATATATGCCTTGTGGAAGGCATATACTGCCCCCTAGGCATCTTTAAGTTAAGAGCATCCTTTAAGTAGCACAAGTCTACTCTAAGGATAACCAGTGCTTCCCATGTTGTTTGAGGTACAAGATGCACCAAGACCTTGAAACATGTAGTCAGGAACTGTTGTCACAAAAGCTCTTCCATCTCAGCTTAGCACAGAAAAGATGATTTTAAACATCATTCCAACATCACAATTTGCTGTGCTAAGGAAGCCCTGAAATATCTACAATTTCAGTACAATTTAACACCTCAGAGGAAAAGGAACTCAAAATCTAGACAACAGATCATGTGAAGTTCTCACAGCAGCTTTAGGCCAGATAAAAACAGCTTTCAATTTCACTACACATCTTGTTATCTCTAGTGCATTGCAGCCCTCCCTGTTGCCTTTAGTTTGCCTATGTTTGTATTCATTCCCTTGATGGTAGCAAGGTCTAGCTTTCAACAAATGACAGTATAAATATTTGGTCACCACCCTTAAAAGGGATTAATACTCCTATATAACAGCTAAAAGAGTTACTTGCACTTTGCCCTACCCCTGTGCTTTTTCCCTTAAAGCCATCCCTCTTTCCAAAGGAATTACAAACAAATTCCTAAGGATGacatccccccgccccccaatgGGGCAAAGGGcatttgagatttaaaaaaatgctgtattgGTGGTAAATATGTAAGCTTTCTCCAGTTTCTTTGATCACATGCTTGGTACTACAAAGGGTGGTAGGGTGTTGGAGCAGCCCTGAAACTCACTTTTAATCTCTACTGTACCCATCAACCAAGCTCTACATTAGTAAAAGAGATTAGTCTGATTTTGCATTAACCAGAGACACAGCTCTATTGTTGCTGTTACATTTATTCTAGATATAACAAGATTTAAATTTTATTGAAAGCAGCTACATCCATTGATTGTACATAATCTTCAAAAGCTGTTATTCTTTCTTCCAGCATATCTGTTCCAACTTTATCATCTTCAACAACACACTGAATCTGAAGCTTTTTGATACCGTAGCCAACTGGTACTAACTTGGCtgtaagaaaagaggaaaaaaaaaacatgtaatacTCCATGGTTTGTgatattcctttaaaaagtgcACACCAGATCTAACTAAAGCAATTAGCAGGGATATAAGAAAAAGTACTTATTCTACATTACAGACCACCTAATCAACACCATAGCATGACAAGCCAGTCCAACAATGCCTTTTAAAGCAATGATGTTGGGGTATAATGCTTACTGCTTATAGGTGACATCAGGAACTGTACAGGAAGATGCAAGACAGCAGAAAAGTTCTACTTCTCCTGCTCTAAAAGACCACTGAGTGGTCCCTACTTATGACCCACTCATGAGCACTAAGTGCTCCTACTTACAAGATCCCCAGACCAAGCCATCTACTTGAATGCTTCGAACACACTCCTCTAGTTTGGCCATGTCTGTCTCATCATCCCAAGGTTTCACATCAAGCAAGATCGATGATTTAGCAACAACAGCTGGTtctg
It includes:
- the CMKLR2 gene encoding chemerin-like receptor 2, which encodes MEFEDFENYSYIYDLSEEDESPQSSLSIAHMISLSFYSVAFLLGVPGNAIVIWFMGFKWDKSVSTLWFLNLAIADFIFVLFLPLYITYVAMGFHWPFGKWLCKMNSFIALLNMFASVFFLTFISLDRYIRLVHPVFSYKYRTVRNTLILSGIIWISAAIIGGPALYFRDTTTVLNNITLCYNNFHVHDRELILLRHHILIWVRLAFGYLFPLVTMVICYSLLIVKVKRRTVLTSSRLFWTIIAVVVAFFVCWTPYHIFSIVELSAHHDENLHGLLQDGIPLSTGLAFINSCLNPILYVLISKKFQAQVKTTVSEVLKLALWEVSRSGTVSEQLWSSDNTHAPAHYCETAQ